In Synechocystis sp. PCC 6714, the following are encoded in one genomic region:
- a CDS encoding DUF4129 domain-containing protein: MAATYQKSNLAWELQQLTQNGREWLTWQTDRLWQGVPPIPRLDVPNWEWWEALIFHGLLWLGIALAIAAIWFNRKTWQRYWHNLSKVDLSPHFSPPNPGVNHWIKAAQQAARQGDYYQACRYLYLAMLQMLQDQQVAEQTPSRTDREYQRLTEQLPQAAAYNTLFTIHQELCFGQQQASLEIFQDCQGAIAALERAPKPTVDQRKLAGS; encoded by the coding sequence ATGGCCGCCACCTATCAAAAAAGTAACCTTGCCTGGGAACTGCAACAGTTAACCCAAAATGGACGGGAATGGTTGACTTGGCAGACCGATCGCCTCTGGCAGGGGGTGCCGCCCATACCGAGGCTGGACGTTCCTAACTGGGAGTGGTGGGAAGCATTGATTTTCCATGGCCTGCTATGGCTAGGCATTGCCCTGGCGATCGCCGCTATTTGGTTTAATCGCAAAACTTGGCAGAGATATTGGCATAATTTGAGCAAAGTTGATCTAAGTCCCCATTTTTCGCCCCCGAATCCCGGAGTTAACCATTGGATCAAAGCGGCCCAACAAGCGGCCCGCCAGGGAGATTATTACCAAGCCTGCCGCTATTTATATTTGGCGATGTTGCAAATGTTGCAGGATCAACAGGTGGCGGAACAAACTCCCTCCCGCACCGACCGGGAATATCAGCGCCTGACGGAGCAATTACCCCAGGCAGCCGCCTATAACACCCTTTTCACCATTCACCAGGAACTCTGTTTTGGCCAGCAACAGGCTTCTCTGGAAATATTCCAAGACTGCCAAGGGGCGATCGCCGCCCTGGAACGGGCCCCAAAACCGACGGTGGATCAGCGAAAATTAGCTGGGTCCTGA